One Companilactobacillus heilongjiangensis genomic window, TAAATACGATCAACTCTGGAAACGGCATACTAGAACAATGGACTTTTTACTACAAGCAAAACCACGCCACCAATTATGAAACATGCTCCAAAGAGAAAACTATACCAAACGGTTAAGGCAGAAAAATTTGATGTCGTCTTATTACCGTGATGCTGAATCACTTTAACGTATTTAATTGAATTTAACATCTGATACATTCCAAATGCGATTGCTAAAATACCAAAGACATAATTCCAAATCATTTTAGACGCTTCCCTTCTTGCTTCTTGACTAAAAGATAGCATCTCGTGAATTGCCTTGAATCAAAACATCTTGAATACCATATATTTCGTTCTTGAACGAATTCAGGAATAAATTTACTTGTTTCACGATATCTTTATTTTTAGTGATTAATTATATGTGATAATTAATATATCAATATAGGTAGGGGGCAAACGATGATTTATATAAATCCAACGATTGATGTCATTGGTCGAGCGCTGTCGGGAATAGTCTTTTTCTATGTCTTTAACAGTTTGTATCGTCAACAAAAAAATTACTTTTTCGTAATTTCAGCTATATCCATCGTTATAACGGCTATTTTTATTCCTGATTATGCCTATTTCATCGATGCCATCATCTTGTACCTAGCCTTTTGTTGGCACCAGAAATATAAACTACTGTTGATCAATACAATTCTCTTGAGTTCCCTAATTCAATTACTTGGCGAAACGTTAGTCAATACGACTGCCTTTTTCTTCAACAGTCAAAATATCTCAACTAAAACAATCTGGGGTAGTATTCTATTCGTATTCATCACACTTTTAATTCAAATCATTATTTCCGCAATTTTTATTATTTCATATAGATATTTTAATATCGAAGAGGACTGGAATATCGCTCACTCATCCTTATTTGGCTTATTAATTGGCTATTTATTCATCGTTATCTTCTTTTTCATGCGGATAATCCAGCACTATCAAGCTTACTCAGATTTAATGTCTGGCATCATGCTCTTTATTCTGATTCAATGTTTCTTCATCGTCATTGTCTTTCTAAAGAGCAACCAAACTCAAGCTGAAACTTATACCCGTGAACTTATGAAGGAACAACTGAAGAATCTCAAAATGTACACTGACCAATTGGAAACCGACCAAATTAAGCTCCGTGGCTTTGAAAGAAACTATAAGAGCACAATTTCCGGTCTAAGAGACATCGCTAAAACTGGCGACTACCAAGAAATGAAGCACTCTTTAGGAACTTTGGAAGATTACTCCAACAGCTATTTCGACAATATTTCAATGCAACTATTTAAGGACCTCAATAACGTTCAGAATCCTTATTTGAAGAGCCTTTTAATCAGTAAACTCACTTTGATTCATCAAAATAACATCACCTGCCACTTTGAATGTCGTGATACGGTCAATGATGTTTTGATAAATATTTTTGACCTCGTGCGACTACTGGGGATTTCGATTGA contains:
- a CDS encoding GHKL domain-containing protein, whose protein sequence is MIYINPTIDVIGRALSGIVFFYVFNSLYRQQKNYFFVISAISIVITAIFIPDYAYFIDAIILYLAFCWHQKYKLLLINTILLSSLIQLLGETLVNTTAFFFNSQNISTKTIWGSILFVFITLLIQIIISAIFIISYRYFNIEEDWNIAHSSLFGLLIGYLFIVIFFFMRIIQHYQAYSDLMSGIMLFILIQCFFIVIVFLKSNQTQAETYTRELMKEQLKNLKMYTDQLETDQIKLRGFERNYKSTISGLRDIAKTGDYQEMKHSLGTLEDYSNSYFDNISMQLFKDLNNVQNPYLKSLLISKLTLIHQNNITCHFECRDTVNDVLINIFDLVRLLGISIDNATEATKNQKNGEIQIAIIEEAAQLSFVINNTTAEQTDISDMMQEGFTTKQHHSGLGMVNVQDIKKKYPNLFVQYRKNNQWFNLSIVIIK